From Alligator mississippiensis isolate rAllMis1 chromosome 1, rAllMis1, whole genome shotgun sequence:
GCTTGGTCCCCCTCATGCAGCTCAGCGCTGGGGCCTGGTCTCCTCGTGCAGCTCCGCACTGAGGCTTGGTCCCCCTCGTGCAGCTCCGTGCTGGGGCCCTGGTCTCCttgggcagctccatgctggggCCACCTCCCAGTTCCCGTCTCCGCACTGGAGCATGCAGGAGTCTGGCGggttctggtgcccctcactcctgacccacacagccccccgtccccccacccatggtgcccctcactccggaCCCGCAGCCCCCTACTCCCCCTCCCCGGCTGCAGGGGTCCAGGAGGCTGCACATGGTCGCGCTGCCATGGGCCGTCCCAGCCACACGCTGCGGCATCACGgggccactgcccccagcccgATGAGTGGATGGGGCCGCACGCTGCCATCAGGGCAGACCCACTGCCCCggctcagccccagctcagcgCACAGAcgcggggcctgggggcagcgCACTTTATTCACACAGCACAGAGCAGGCCACGTCGCCCGTCCCCGTCCCCGACCCCGGCTCAGCGGTACTGGAAGACCTTGAGGCAGTTGTGCATGCTGTCCACCACCACGAGCCGCCGGGCGCCCAGCAGCGCCAGCCCGCGCGGCGAGCTCAGCCCCCGCGTCACCACGGCCCGGCCGGGCCCGGCGGCCGGGTAGCACAGCACGCTGTGGGCCTCGCGGCCCCAGTCGGCCACCAGCACGGTGCCCGCCTCGTCCAGGCACACGCCCCAGGGGCTGGAGAGCAGCGGGCTGCCGCGGGGGCCGCCGCGGGCCCCCAGCACCCGCAGCACCTGCAGGTCGGTGCCCAGCACCTTCACGCAGCAGCCGCCGTCCAGGCCCCGCTCCGACACAGCCACCTGCCCCCGGGCGCTGGCGGCCACCAGGTACGGCTTGTCAAAGCCGGGCACGGTGCCGCGCAGCTCCAGCCGCCGCCCCGCCGCCCGGTCCAGCGCCAGCCGGAGCAGCGCGCCCTGCTTGGTGTCGGCCACCAGGAACTCGCCGCAGGGGCCGGCTGCGATGCCGCGGGGCGCCGCGCCGGCTGGCAGGGCCAGCGCCTGCAGCAGGGCGCCCTGGGGGCTGTACAGCTCCACGGCCCGCTCCCCGGTGTTGGTGAGCGCCAGCAGCCCCCGCGCGCTCACCGCCACGTCGAAGTAAGCCCGGCCCCGCAACGGCACCTGGCGCCACGGCCCGCCGCCCACCTCCACCACCTGCACGCGCCGGTTGCCGTAGTCCACCACGTACAGCGTCCCGCCCGGCCCCGCGTGCACCCCGTGGGGCAGGTCCAGGCCCCCGCGGCCCTTCCCGTACTGccccagctgcaccagcaggCGGTCAGCAACGGGGCCTGGCTCCCCGGCGGCGCGGCCCGGCGCGGCCCGGCATGGCCTAGGGGTGCTGGGCACTGCCAGCCTGAGGCCGTAGGGCCCCTCCAAATTGCCCCCGGCGGGGGCGCTGCTGGAGGGGGAGACGGGCCGGGCCCGGCACTCGCCCTGCCCCggcagctccaggcagctgcgGCTGAGCAAGACCGGCACGGCGGCCCCCGGCCGCCCCAGGCAGTCCGCCGAAGCCCAGCGGGGCAAGGCCTCGGGGACCAGAGcaggcgcgggcgggcgggcgtcCAGTGCGGCTCCGGGGCGCTCGGGCTCCTCGGCGCTGTCGGAGTCGCCCTCGGGCACCAGCACGGCCTGCGCCCAGACCAGCGCGTCCTGCACCCACGGGCTGCCGGGGGCCGGCGCCTCGCCCGGCGGCTCCGGGCCTGAGGCCTCCTGCACCGGGCTGGCGTAGGGCGAGGTGGGGGCCCGGTCTGCCCCTGCTGCCGGCTCCTCCACGGTCAGGCCCGGCTGGAGGTCACGTGGCGGCTCTGGGCTCCCGGCTGCGGCGGCCACAGGCTCCCCTTCAGCAACGCCCAGCGCCTCCTCCTCGCACAGCAGCTCGCCCAGCACAGGCGCGGCCTGCCGCGGGGCGAAGCGGGCCGTGGTGAGCCGCAGCGACAGGCCCATGGCACGGCCGAGCAGGGCGCCGGCCTCCTGGCACAGCGTCGCGGGCAGCGGGGCCTCGGCCTGGGCCCGCACGCCGGCGCTCAGGGCAGCCAGGCCCCGGCCTAGCTCTGCCGCTTCGGCCGCGCCCGCCCGCGCCGCCCGGTCGTTGGCGGCCTGCAAGGCGGCCAGGTCGCGGCGCAGCCGCCCGCGCTCGGCCTGGGCCTGCGCCCGCACccgctgctcctgccacagcacgGCCAGCAGCGCCCGCTCCAGCGAGCGCCGTGCCCGCCCCGCCGCACCCGCCTGCCGCTGCCCCAGTGCCTCCAGCCAGTCCTGGGCACGGCCCAGCGCCGCCAGCACCGCCCGCGGCTCCGCCACCGCCACCGCCTCCGGCTCCGCCAGCTCCATCCTCCCGGGGCCTGTAGGGGACAGTGAGACGGGAGTGAGGCTACGTGGCCAcggagatgcagccacctctggggtgggccTGGGGGTATTGCAGGGACCCCCGTGcccagatgcagccacctctggggtgggccTGGGGGTTTCACGAGGACCCCCCCATGCCCAGGTGCAGTCACCTCTGGGGTGGGCCTGGAGGTATGATGAAGACCCCCGTGCCCAGGTGTAGCCACCTCTGGGATGGTCTTGGGGGTACAATGGGGTCCccctgtgcccagctgcagccacctctgggatgGGTCTGGGGGTATTGCAGGGCCCCCTGTGCGcaggtgcagccacctctggggtgggtcTGGGGGTATTGTAGGGCCCCCTGTGCCCAGATGCAGCCACCACCAGGGCACGGTGGCTGCGCCCAGGAGCCCGCCCCACccgtcccctgcccctgcccctgcccttgcccacccCGACCTGCCACCGGCTCCGGTTGCAGTTGCTGCGAAACCCGACCTGCGGCTGGGCATCAATTTTAGATGAGCTGGAGCCTGAACTGCCCCCTGCAAAGCCCGGGGGGGGCGAAATCCCGGACCCAGGCGTCGGGGGAAGGGGGGATTGTGGTCCCAGATATATTGGGGGGGGTCGGGGTGGAGAGATCGTGGCCCCAGTTGCCCCGGACCAGGGTGGGGGTGCGGGAGACCCAGGtgcccgggctggggctgggggaaccAAGAGAAGGTCCTGGACCCAGGAGCCCGGAGCCAGGCCGGGACGGGGAGTtcggacccaggtgtccggggcCGCGAAGGTCGTGGAGCCAGGTGTCCcggagcagggggctgcggaccCGCGCGTCCAGCGCCGGGAGCGTCGATCCAGCTACCGCGGATCGCGGCGCCGGGCGGggatgggaaggggctggagccgggATGCACACACCTGTCCGGCGGGACGCGCCGTCCCGAGCCGGGCTGtcccgagccgagccgagccgagccgagccgtgcGGCCGGGAAGGCGACGCGCGCCGGGCGGGGCGACGCGGCGCGGCGGTGATGGGCGCGGCTTTGTGAGcgcacggcccggcccggctcggacACGTGCGTGCGAGGCCATGGCGGACGGCGGCCCCCCCGTGCTGGACCCGGCCGAGGCAGACGCGCACTGGGCGCTGATCCGGgacaaggtggggtggggggaggcgggcaCCGGCCGGGGACCCCCGTGCCCGGGCCAGGGGCACCCCGGCTCACGCGCACCCCCGCAGGTGGCGGAGCAACACCTGGGCGCGGCGGCCGTGGCGACGCGGGCGCTGTGGGCAGCGGGCACGGCGCCCTACGACCTGCTGGCCGTGCTGGTGAAGCGGGGCCCGTGGGTGCCAGGCCGGGCGCGGGCGCTGGGGCCGGCGGGCTGGCTGGACAAGCTGGCGGTGCGGGGGGCCGAGGCGCTGGCGGGCCGCGGGCCGGCGCGGGGGCCGCAGGCCGAGGCGCGCTACGAGGAGACGCGCCTGGTGGCCGGGGTGCCGCGgcaggtggcggtggtgctggCCGGGGCGCGGCGCGAGGCGGTGCCGGAGACAGCGCTGGAGCCGGGCTGCGTGGCGCTGTGGCCCGACCTGCCCTGGCTGCGGGCGCAGCGCAGCATCTACGTGGTGCACCAGGTGCTGCGCTGCACCAGCCTGGTCCTCACCGTCATGCAGGACGGCGTGGCCCGCAGCCGGCGCCTGGCACGCCCCGGCCCCCTCGCCTTCACCTGCCTCAAGCTGGCGCTGGGCCCCGACGGCGTCCTGGGGCCGCAGAAGCCGCTGGGCCGCGCCCTGCCTGCCCGCTtggcctgggccctgcccccGGCCCGCACCGAGCCCCCCGAGCCCCGGCTGCGGACCTGGTGGCCACGCCGGCGCCGCAGGGAGCCTGACCGGCACTCCATgtcgctgcccctgctgcagagcctgGCCGCCGACTCTGACAGCGACCCCTGAGGCCTCGGCGCCAGGACAGGCACCAAAATACATGCCAACATCACACGGCACCGCGTCCGTGTCCTGCGGGAAGGGCCCCCACCTCCTAGGCCGTGCTAACACAGGACTCCAGCAcgcaggcacatgcccccacccccagctgtgtcCCCCAGGCCTCCCCAGGAGCAGACCGAGACCCAGGCATGTGGCTGCCTCCAAGCAGGTCCTTTATTCCCCAGTGCAGGGTACAGAcggccccccccccgcaccacccCCATGCAGGACCCGGGGGCAGCTGCTGATTGCCTAGAGGTGATGGGGCAGgtgcccctgggacagggcagagcccagcccgtccctggcctgcagctgggcccCCCTGACAGCCCCCAGGGCCCGACCAGGTCCCTGCACCTGgccccccccagagctggggggataCAATGCCGGCTTCTCACTCACGCCCCGGGTGGAGGGGCCGTGGTCCCCACcgatggggaaaccgaggcaggggcacggctgcagggcagggagaggacccaggagtcctgagcccgctcatggcctggccctgctcccctgccacccccccccccgtggtcCCCGGCTCCGGCCGGGTGGGGAGTGCACCGTGCCCATGGCTGGGCTCCGCTCGGCCTGGccggtggggggggcaggcactcGTGGGCTCCGGCCAGCATCAggcctgggaggggcaggagggggccgCGGCCGTATTGCACCGCACCCTCCGCGAACATTCATCCCAATAAATTAAAAAGGTCCGTGGTGTCCTGGCGGCAAGTTAAAAAGAGGCGCTGccggggaggagaaagggagggcCGACCGcgcagccccccccagcccccgggCCGCCACGGCCACGGCCAGTCACTCCTCGGGCGGCTCCAGCAGGAAGGGCGAGGTGACGGCGTGGGCCTGTGCGATAGCCGCCAGCTCCTTGAGGAACTCAGTGAAGACGACGGCGCAGTAGACGGCGTTCTTGACCCGCAGCGCCTCGCCCTGCTTCTCGGCTGCGCCGCGGAACAGCCCGGCGCCCGCCAGCGCCTGCAGCACCGGGCCCTCCCGCACCTGCTGCAGCGCCAGCTGTGCCGCTGCTCGCGCCCGCGTCGGGCTCTGCGTGTGtcgcagcagcagctcccccagcgACGGCTTCCGGCTCTTCACTGCAGGCAGAGCGGGAACGGGGGGTGTCAGGTGGGGCCGGGCACCTGCAACGCCTAGCCCCGCAGAACCGCAGGTGCGCACCCATGTCCATGCGTGAACATGAACACACATGAGCGCAGCACGTGCGCACACACGCAAGCATGCATGCAAGCACACGGCTGCAACTTCATACACGTACACAGACATGCTCACGTGCACACGCTCACtcgcacacacgtgcacatacagACACCACCGCGCCATCATGCATGTTgcatggcagggcacacagccaggccatggtggggagcctccctccccacccaggtcCAAAGCTATCAGCACTGATacccgcagccccccaccccacccgggCTCACCAAGAGTGTCGGAGCggcgcagggcaggggcagcattcGGGGTGTCCCCCCAATCCAGCTTGCCACGGGCGATCAGGTACTTCTTGGCCTTGAGCAGCAGCGCGGGGAAGTcgtcctggctggctgcaaagcTCTCGATCTTGTTCTTCACCGAGCCCAGCACCTGCCGGGTGTGGGGGACAGTGTCAGGCCTCACACCGCCGGAcccccccacccagagctgccccctcccctgcagcgcGGTGCGGCACGGCTGGCCCCACGGTACCTGCAGCAGGGACTTGACGCTGGGCTGGAAGACCATGTTGGCATTGAGCAGGAAGGAgcgcagcaggggctgggggtagcAGGCCAGCTGGGCCACCAGCCCCGTCAGCAGCACGTTGACGTACAGGGAGTTGTGCAGCATGTTCTCCAGCTTGCTGAATAGCACCGCCACAAAGGggcctgcagggagggggtgccGTCATGGGGTGCatatgcctgccctgccccaccaaagctcctctccccagtgccctgccccagtgGGAGGGGGTGCTCCTAATCCAGGGGCAACCCTTATCCGgtcacagggctggcagggagctgcggggtcacatccagtccaaccccggCTCAAGGtggatcagccccatccaaaccagcGCAGACAAACCTCATGTGCGACCTCAGAGCCGCATGACACAGTCgcccctgacacagccccaggcatcgcccccacccctcctctggGGAAACCACAGCCAAccacagccaacatcctgcttctatcaAAGGTTATCCACACGCATGCAAGAGAACCCAGGCCGaggcagagaaaggcaaaaaccccccTAGTCGGCATCGGTCTGAGCAAGGCGGAAATCCCTTCCTACTCCCAGTGCAGcatcagtctgatcctgagcgcagaggcaagaccctccagccaggaccctgcggagTTGgtgccagcagaagcattggcacagcccagtccccgtCTCCAGCCTGGGCTGAGCCAGCACCCAGCGCCTCTGTGGGAGGCTGAAAAACCCCTGACACAAGGAGCGGGAGAGGGGGCAACCAGAACagcccagaaacctgggacatctccgcagcacagcacaggcattgcggcacctagatcatccctgaccagtgcccagccagcctctccttgaACCCCTGCCGTGATGGAGTCCACACCCACCCCTGGCATCTACtccacagcctccctgctctgacagGGAAGTGCTTCCCACCCCGGCCCAGACGAGTCAGGACCCAGCACCCCATCCCCGTCTCAGCCACGAGGCGGGGGGTCTCACCTGTGAAGGGCTGGCTGGGCGGGGGTCCCAGGGCCCGCGGGGGACTGGCAAGCACCTGGGCCAGAGGGTCGGCAGGCCGCGGCGGGGCGGCAAAGGCCTCGTCCTCGTCTTCAGCCTCGTCCTCCTctgcatggggaggagggagctgggccCGAGGCGGCCCCCCACCACCGTTCCTCATGgcagcctccagctcctgcagct
This genomic window contains:
- the C1H11orf42 gene encoding uncharacterized protein C11orf42 homolog, giving the protein MADGGPPVLDPAEADAHWALIRDKVGWGEAGTGRGPPCPGQGHPGSRAPPQVAEQHLGAAAVATRALWAAGTAPYDLLAVLVKRGPWVPGRARALGPAGWLDKLAVRGAEALAGRGPARGPQAEARYEETRLVAGVPRQVAVVLAGARREAVPETALEPGCVALWPDLPWLRAQRSIYVVHQVLRCTSLVLTVMQDGVARSRRLARPGPLAFTCLKLALGPDGVLGPQKPLGRALPARLAWALPPARTEPPEPRLRTWWPRRRRREPDRHSMSLPLLQSLAADSDSDP